GCATTTACAATATTGAAATACCCCTGGTGACGGCTCACCATCGGATCTCCTTCACCATCATTAAACAATTCATTCATAACCAGCGCAGACAGATAAACCGTAAACCCCTCATCAATCCACTGTTCGGTGGTCTCGTCATTTGCCACAACTCCTTCATACCAGGCGTGGATCAGCTCGTGAACTGTAACCCCAACCAGGCTGCCAAAATTACGATTCCCGGTGATCAGCGTACCCATGGTGTACTCCATACCGCCGTCTCCACCCTGGATCACTACATATTCATCGTAGGGATATCTGCCGTAATTCTCATTCATATACTCAAACGCCCTTGATGTGTATTCCGGCAGACGCTCCCAGTTTTCCAGAAGCTGAGCCTGGTCTTCATCTTCGGCATTTGTGGCTACGGGATCAGTCTGGTAGAAAAATCTCAGGAGCGGCCCATCGGGAACCTGGTAGGTGGTGTGGGTATAATCAGGATCCGCAGCCCACATGACGTCGTGCACATTTTCTGCCCGGAAGTTCCATGAGAGTTTTTCACCATCGGGAATGTTCAGATCACTTTCGGATTCTTCATACCCAAAACCGACTTCCTGCGGATTTTGCAGGATTGATCCTGATGCAACAACATAGTCGCGATCGATGTGAATGGTGATGTCAAAGTTCCCGAACGGAGCATGAAATTCTCTTCCGATATAGGGATTCGGATGCCATCCGCGCTCATCATACGCCGCAATTTTCGGGTACCACTGCGCCATCGAAAATCGGATTCCTTCCAGGTTATCGCGGCCGGAACGCCGGGTTTGATACGGTACCTGTGCTTCAAATTCCATCTCAAACACCACCTCTTCGCCCGGCGCAATTGGCTCAGCCAGGTGAACTTCCATGATGGTGCCCTTGATTGTAAAGTCGATCTCTGCACCATTCTGTGTCATCCACTGGATATCCTGAAAACCGATTTCAGTCTCATCGTAATGATAAATCCGGTCACGCACACGGCGGTCAGGATCATCAATTGTTCGGGATCGCTTGTCCATCATGCTGTTTGGCTGAAACGCATTGAAAAAGAGGTGATAGAAAACGCGGTCGAGCGTGTCAGGTGAATTATTGGTATAAACCAGCG
The window above is part of the Rhodohalobacter sp. SW132 genome. Proteins encoded here:
- a CDS encoding M1 family metallopeptidase; amino-acid sequence: MPTSTRITPLLIFLFLLTPLTDKAVSQPGPGYWQQAVDYTMEIDMHVETNRFDGHQTLVYTNNSPDTLDRVFYHLFFNAFQPNSMMDKRSRTIDDPDRRVRDRIYHYDETEIGFQDIQWMTQNGAEIDFTIKGTIMEVHLAEPIAPGEEVVFEMEFEAQVPYQTRRSGRDNLEGIRFSMAQWYPKIAAYDERGWHPNPYIGREFHAPFGNFDITIHIDRDYVVASGSILQNPQEVGFGYEESESDLNIPDGEKLSWNFRAENVHDVMWAADPDYTHTTYQVPDGPLLRFFYQTDPVATNAEDEDQAQLLENWERLPEYTSRAFEYMNENYGRYPYDEYVVIQGGDGGMEYTMGTLITGNRNFGSLVGVTVHELIHAWYEGVVANDETTEQWIDEGFTVYLSALVMNELFNDGEGDPMVSRHQGYFNIVNAGIEEPMHIHADHYHRNSAYSVASYTKGAIFLHQLGYIVGDDVLKRGLNRFYEEWKFKHPKGRDFLRIMERESGMVLDWYYEYWIETTRTIDYGVSSVEPAENGQTEITLERIGLMPMPIDLEVELTDGSIIHYYIPMRIMWGEKENENPGIERHTLPDWPWVFPEYDFLIDIPNEDIARIEIDPTRRMSDVDRGNNEWPVED